Proteins co-encoded in one Malus sylvestris chromosome 7, drMalSylv7.2, whole genome shotgun sequence genomic window:
- the LOC126628753 gene encoding exocyst complex component SEC8-like, whose translation MGLFDGLPVSPDKAYLREEIAKIDESWAAARFDSLPHVVRILTSKDREGEVQFLKEQSDVVEEVVDEVVHNYHSGFNKAIQNYSQILRLFSESTQSVGVLKVDLAEAKKRLSARSKQLHQLWYRSVTLRHIISLLDQIEGISKVPARIEKLIAEKQYYAAVQFHVQSMLMLEREGLQTVGALQDVRSELTKLRGVLFYKVLEDLHAHLYNKGEYSSAALSLQEMDDEVPTTTAAVFSLSNSQSLSRRTRLLKGDNQFGNQGDGSYRTGSVDGGSSFDGVDEEGTSELHDEATSDGHTSVRINGDVKIVPREMPTWLQYSTPDEFLEAIKKSDAPLHIKYLQTMVECLCMLRKVAAAGAIICQRLRPTIHEIITSKIKAHAELLNSSRSGIGQASRTATAGLHFMKGQLQSYQLPKQKRQNGISLSGTLLAVSPVSPVMAPAGKAQAAAKELLDSVLDAVVRIFENHVVVGELLESKSSVDMNTPKSMPTDVNRNTDLEASQVTGGYSIGFSLTVLQSECQQLICEILRATPEAASADAAVQTARLANKVPSKDKRDGAEEGLTFAFRFTDATISIPNQGVDLIRQGWSRKGPNVSQEGYGSAAILPEQGIYLAASVYRPVIQFTDKVASMLPKKYSQLGNDGLMAFVENFVKDHFLPTMFVDYRKGVQQAISSPAAFRPRAHAAASYTPSIEKGRPVLQGLLAIDFLAKEVLGWAQAMPKFAVDLVKYVQTFLERTFERCRTAYMEAVLEKQSYMLIGRHDIEQLMRLDPASTCLPNSFGQSNFETHSSDSESLEVELQLSDLLLNLRPIKQDNLIRDDNKLILLASLSDSLEYVAESIERLGQTTFRSPNQVEESGKNRHQRATSDASRDLASFADEYRKLAIDCLKVLRVEMQLETLFHMQEMTNREYMEDQDAEEPDDFIISLTAQITRRDEEMAPFIAGTKQNYIFGGICSIAANASIKALADMKSINLFGVQQICRNTIALEQALAAIPSINSEGVQQRLDHVRTYYELLNMPFEALLAFITEHEHLFTTTEYANLLKVQVPGREIPANALDRVSQILPR comes from the exons ATGGGACTTTTTGATGGATTGCCCGTGTCTCCAGACAAGGCA TATCTGAGGGAAGAGATTGCAAAGATCGATGAGAGCTGGGCTGCTGCTCGTTTTGATTCATTACCTCATGTTGTTCGTATTTTGACGTCCAAAGATCGTGAAGGTGAAGTCCAGTTTTTGAAGGAGCAAAGTGATGTTGTTGAGGAGGTTGTGGATGAAGTTGTGCATAATTATCACAGTGGCTTCAATAAAGCAATTCAAAATTATTCTCAG ATCTTGCGGTTGTTCAGCGAATCTACTCAAAGTGTTGGTGTCCTGAAGGTTGATTTGGCTGAAGCAAAGAAGCGTCTTAGTGCCCGTAGTAAACAACTGCATCAGTTATGGTACCGGTCAGTTACTTTGCGGCACATAATCTCCCTCTTAGATCAAATTGAGGGCATATCTAAG GTTCCAGCTCGAATAGAGAAGCTGATTGCCGAAAAGCAGTATTATGCTGCTGTTCAATTTCATGTTCAATCAATGTTGATGCTTGAAAGAGAGGGGCTTCAAACG GTCGGTGCCCTTCAAGATGTTCGCTCTGAGTTGACAAAGTTGCGAGGAGTTCTGTTTTATAAAGTGCTAGAGGATTTACATGCTCATCTTTACAACAAGGGTGAATATAG CTCAGCTGCTTTAAGTTTGCAAGAAATGGATGATGAGGTACCAACCACCACAGCTGCTGTATTTTCACTGAGTAATTCACAATCCCTGTCTCGAAGAACCAGGCTGTTAAAAGGTGACAATCAGTTCGGTAATCAAGGAGATGGATCATATAGGACAGGTTCTGTTGATGGAGG TTCATCTTTTGATGGCGTTGATGAGGAGGGCACTTCGGAACTGCATGATGAAGCTACCTCAGATGGGCATACTTCAGTGAGGATCAATGGTGATGTCAAAATTGTTCCTCGTGAGATGCCAACATGGCTTCAGTATTCCACTCCGGATGAATTTCTT GAAGCAATAAAGAAAAGTGATGCTCCACTTCATATCAAGTATTTGCAGACCATGGTTGAGTGCCTTTGCATGCTTAGAAAAGTTGCAGCTGCTGGTGCTATAATATG CCAAAGATTGCGACCTACAATTCATGAGATCATCACATCCAAGATTAAAGCTCATGCCGAGCTTCTTAATTCCTCAAGGTCTGGGATTGGGCAAGCTTCCCGAACTGCTACAGCTGGCCTACATTTTATGAAGGGACAGTTACAAAGTTATCAGTTGCCAAAACAGAAACGTCAGAATGGGATATCACTGTCTGGAACTCTATTGGCAGTAAGCCCTGTCTCACCTGTGATGGCTCCTGCAGGGAAAGCACAAGCCGCGGCAAAAGAACTTCTTGATTCAGTTTTGGATGCTGTTGTTCGGATATTTG AGAACCATGTTGTTGTTGGGGAGCTTTTGGAATCAAAGTCCTCTGTTGACATGAACACGCCAAAATCAATGCCAACAGATGTAAATCGGAATACTGATTTAGAAGCATCTCAAGTTACCGGAGGCTATAGCATTGGTTTTTCCTTGACAGTATTACAG AGTGAATGCCAACAACTTATTTGTGAGATTCTGCGGGCAACTCCTGAAGCTGCATCTGCTGATGCTGCTGTACAGACAGCTAGACTTGCAAACAAGGTCCCTTCCAAAGACAAGAG GGATGGTGCAGAAGAGGGTCTGACCTTTGCTTTTCGCTTCACAGATGCTACAATTTCTATTCCCAACCAAG GGGTTGATCTCATTCGTCAAGGCTGGAGTAGGAAAGGTCCAAACGTTTCACAAGAAGGTTATGGGTCTGCAGCTATCTTGCCTGAGCAAGGCATATATCTTGCAGCATCTGTATACCGGCCTGTTATTCAG TTTACAGATAAGGTTGCATCAATGCTTCCGAAAAAGTATTCCCAGTTAGG TAACGATGGATTGATGGCTTTTGTGGAGAACTTTGTGAAGGACCATTTTCTTCCCACGATGTTTGTGGACTACAGAAAAGGCGTACAGCAAGCTATATCAA GTCCAGCTGCATTCCGGCCCAGAGCACATGCTGCTGCATCTTATACTCCTTCAATTGAGAAGGGTCGACCTGTCTTACAGGGACTGTTGGCAATAGATTTTTTAGCAAAAGAG GTGCTTGGTTGGGCACAAGCTATGCCTAAATTTGCCGTTGACCTTGTGAAGTATGTGCAAACTTTCCTCGAGCGAACCTTTGAACGATGCCGGACGGCATACATGGAG GCGGTTCTGGAGAAACAGAGCTATATGCTCATTGGAAGACATGATATCGAGCAGTTGATGCGTCTTGATCCAGCAAGTACCTGTTTACCAAATTCGTTTGGTCAGTCAAACTTCGAAACCCATTCTTCAGATTCTGAAAGTCTTGAGGTTGAATTACAATTAAGCGACTTATTATTGAATTTGCGGCCTATTAAGCAG GATAATCTAATTCGTGATGATAACAAACTAATATTGCTGGCTTCCCTTAGTGATTCATTGGAGTATGTTGCAGAGTCTATTGAAAG GCTGGGGCAGACAACCTTCAGATCTCCAAATCAAGTAGAAGAGAGTGGTAAGAACCGTCATCAACGAGCAACTAGTGATGCTTCTAGGGATCTGGCATCATTTGCAGATGAGTATAGAAAATTGGCAATTGACTGCCTCAAGGTTTTACGTGTTGAGATGCAATTGGAGACGCTTTTCCATATGCAG GAAATGACAAATAGGGAATACATGGAAGACCAAGATGCAGAAGAACCAGATGACTTCATTATTTCACTTACTGCACAG ATAACACGCAGGGATGAGGAAATGGCACCTTTCATTGCAGGAACGAAGCAAAACTATATATTTGGTGGGATTTGTAGCATCGCTGCAAATGCATCCATCAAG GCTTTGGCTGATATGAAATCAATCAACCTTTTTGGCGTTCAGCAGATATGTCGGAATACAATTGCGCTGGAACAG GCCCTGGCTGCTATCCCATCAATTAACAGCGAAGGTGTACAACAACGACTAGATCATGTCCGAACTTACTATGAACTCCTAAACATGCCATTCGAG GCCTTGCTAGCTTTCATCACAGAGCACGAGCACTTGTTTACGACTACAGA GTATGCAAATCTTCTAAAGGTCCAGGTTCCAGGAAGGGAGATTCCTGCCAATGCTCTAGATCGTGTATCACAGATTTTACCCCGTTAG